DNA sequence from the Prinia subflava isolate CZ2003 ecotype Zambia chromosome 25, Cam_Psub_1.2, whole genome shotgun sequence genome:
TTGAGACCTCTGGAAAGTCAAATTTCAGTTGCAGATAATAGTAAAATGCAGCTGCAAATTACTTCCTTGTTAGTAAACTTATTAAAAGAGTCCCAGCTTCACAGATCCATCTCTGCACAGCTTTATAATACTCTTCTCCAGTAGGTcaattgtttctttctttatctaaagaaaacaaaaatcaaagaaagCATAAAGAGTTACTGATAATGATACCACTATTTATTTACTCAGGCATCTTACCATAGGACTAGAAATTAAAGAAGAGATTCCTATACAATGTGCTCTAGAATGTTTCCAGTTTTTTAAATACCTGTCATttgccctgcagccctgaaGTCTCATTTCACAGGGCTACAGAAAGGTTGCCATTGGCACAGTTGATAAAGcacaccacagcagaagggCCACCCTGGGCTACAGAATCCCTACAGGACTTTCCAGAGTAGCAACTGGCACAAAGCAGCTCAAGGGCAGTGCAACAGGCACACCCGAAGGAAAGGGAGCACGAAGGGCAGGTCTGCCTGTGCTGCATACCAAGTACTTTGGTTTATGACACTGATACAGCTGCACCTTACAGCTTATCTAAAGATAAAACAAATGTATTACAGAGCAAATATTGACATATTTCAGAGGGAACACAAGATTCTTTATCATCACAGTCCAGAGTTTCCTTATAGCTCTCTCTTATCATTTATAAATTACTTGTTTGCAGGTTTTCTCTCAAGTTTATGTCTTTCTGCACCTCCactttgcagaggaaaaaatgatgCAAGAAAGCCCAGCCAGCCTCAATTTCAGACTGGATGTGCTACACGAAGGTGAAAATAGTTGTCTTTCTATCACAAGTCCATTTCTCACAAACCTTTCATTTTCACGAAGTCTGAAACTTAAACTTAGCATATTTTCAAGTTTACTGAAGGCTTGGTGTGTGCTTGTAGACAATACAATATCGGGTTTTGTTGAATAAAACTTCACTTGAATCTTAGGAAGACGTCATTTGAGGAGTTGAGATTGCTCTGTACTGCCACCCACCTCTGCAcaaaaagctttcaaagcagGAAGCTTGTCCTTTGGTCAGATCAAAAGTATACaatccatttttatttacaCCTTTATGCTTTACTTCAATTCCAGTGTGCCAAGGCAAAGTCTCATAAACTCAATCACTCCTCCTGTGGTTTCTCTGGGACCTTTCATCTCCTTCTCTCTCCATTGTTTGGGATGAATGAAGTGAAAGACACAGAAGCAGAGAATGAAAAACTCCAACAGCATTAGCGAATGAGATGCTGAGGCAGCTGACAGAGCCGTGGACCAGGGCACCATCCACTGTGTGGATATGATGGGATACAGAACTGCCACGTGGGAAGCTCCACGTGTTTTTAAATTCCTATATTTATTAGAATATCCCACTCTCCACTGACCATCGGGTGACTACAAAAACAGCAAGTACAATAATGGACATgtgcttccagctgctcttgcttTCTGCTATAGATACAATGAAGCCTAGCAATGTTACACCTGAAGTATGCAAAGAAACTATTGATAATTGAGGTTTGCCCTGAAAATAGGCCACTATGCTGAGTTTCTAATTTTGAGTGTACCATTTTGCCTCCATAACTAACACAGGTGAAAGAAATTAGTACAACAAACAGCCAGTTCTCTAAATCTTTGGTAGTGTATTTCTCTAAGAAAGCTTATGACTATTCGTAGCACATAGTTggcatttttaatgtaattaaaatattttttatgtaatTATGTGATGAAGACTGTATTCCATATTTGAAGACCACAAGTGGCTGGTACATCTCATTGGTTTACATGTGGTGTTAAGGTGTCTTATCATCAAAATATTATTTGGGTGTCTTTCACTGTTGACATTCATTATACATAACTTTAAGGAATCTGCCTGGTGTCTGCAGTGGGATAAATACCTGCAAAATACTTCACTTATAAAGCCCAAGATGTCAAAATCCTTCCTTTATGATGTGCTACCTTCAACTCCTACAGTTTGAAGACTCTTCTGTAATTACATATTCACTATTCTGTGATCACACATAAATATCTATTGCTCATCCTAACACAACACATGATGGTTTAATGTTTTTACCTATCAGGATTTAACTTGAACTAAGCTTTGACTTTTTATGCTAAGATAGCCTTCGGATTTTGCCTTAATAAAATTAGACTTGGAGTCGCAGTTTTTGGCCTATATTTCTAGACAGACACAGAACTACCAAGATGCTGCCTACAGTGAGATGAAAGCTATAGCTGAGGTTTGCAATAGCCCAAAAAGAAATACTGGCAACATAATCTTCATTTTTTGGAGGTGGAACATCTATGGTTTACTTTATGGATATTGACTTCAGACAACTTAAAAAATCCATCCCGCTGCCATCAACACCTTTTGTACTGCCTGTGATTTTGTACTGGACTGTCGGTGATTTCATGTTCATGAGTTTCATAAAAAACTTCCAGGTAAGTGCAAGCACCATACAGAAAAAGCATTATGTATTAACCACAAGAGGGAGCCTCCCTGcctcaaaaaaagcaaaagcaggggTTTTTGCTACTTCATTTcttcaatgtattttttttgtttgttttgtgtatgTGTAAAATGCAGCACATTCAAATACTTAGACAAGTACATAGATGGAGTAATGACTGATAATTTGTTTCGCAGAATAAGTCCTTTTCCCTGGAGATTCCTTCCATGTATGGACCTGCTCTAGATGTACAAAACCTGAGGACACTGTGAAGGAAATTGGGAGCTTTCTAACAAGCACTAATGGAGAAACTGCCTCTTCATCTGGCTAGAAAAAGGTGATGCCCCACAGCATACCATAAACACAGCTTGTTACAGCAAGAAATATAAAAGCTGAATTACAGAACTGGAAAGAATTGGGAATTGTCTTAGAAGGAGTGTACAAATGATGGATGGTTCTAAATTGTTTGTACCCTATTtcttgtcaaaaaaaaaaaaaaaagacaagaaagaaaagaaaacaacaagaGAACCATCTGTAGATTAACTCACATGATATTATCTTACTCTCAGCTGGAGAATCATAGATGTTTGGCCAtagttttgtttagtttttgaggaaacttttcacagaatcacagaaaatgctgagttggaagggatccacaaggatcaaacacagctcctggccctgcacaggacaccccaagaatcacaccctgtgcctgaaaGCATTGCCCAAtcacttcttgaactctgtcaggccTGATGCTGTgactgcttccctggggagcctgttccagggccCAACCActctctgggggaagaaccttttcctaatatccaacctaaacctcctttgacacaacttcaggctgttcccttgggtcctgtcacatcaccacagagaagagatcagtgcctgctcttcctcttcccctcttgaggaagctgtaactgcagtgaggtctgtcctcagtttctcttctccaggctgaacagacccagTGACCTCAGCCCCTCCCCAAgggcttcccctcaaggcccttctCCATCTTGTACTGTGGCAccccaaactgcccccagccctcgaggtgaggctgtcccagctcagagcagagcaggacaatcccctcccctgcctggctgtgatgctgtgcctgatgtccgccaggacagggttggtcctcctggctccagggcactgctggctcagattCAACTTTCCAtcgaccaggacccccagggccCTTTCCATGGTGCTGCTTTCCAATGTCTCATCCCCCAGTCTGTCCCTACCTCCAgcgctgccccatcccaggtgcagatCCAGCACCTCCCTTTGTTAAATCTCACACAGTTGGTGGTGCCCATCTCTCTCCTTTGCTGAGGCCTAGGACTCTGTACAAAGTTCTCCTACTGAGGGAACTTCCTGGGGACAGGTAGGACATCCATTGGACATAAACAGGGGAAACTCACAGCACAACCATAGGAGTCACAGCTGTGACTTGcaacaacaaaggaaaaccTCTTTTTCTGATAATTTTGAGACCTGGGAGTACAAACTTCTCAGTCAGTGTGATCTTCTTTGTGTTCCTTTACCACTGAAGACAgctttacagaaagaaaactttactGACCAAGACCTGAGAACTGGCAACAGAAGTAATGAATACACAGGATGTAACACACACAGGTGCTTATACAATACCTCAGGGATGTCCATCATTCTCCTTAGTTTCTGATCTCTCCAGTTCCAATCCAGAATCAGATATTTCGTGGAGTTCAAGCACAGGGCATCTAAAAAGGCAACAGAAATTTCACTACCAAGATAATTTCGCGTGTGCTTATCAAAATGATTTTTGGCTTTTACATCTTTTGCTGTCTGTTTCCAAGGAAACTAATCTTTGAACACTTAAGTACTACATTTGCTGGTTGGAAAACTAATGCACTGACACTGCAAACTCCCTTAGCCACATAATCCCATGCCTTTTTGGAAGataaacacaaaagcagaacaaCTACTGTTGCCAGACTTGTCGAGTGCATAACATCCTGCCAGAAAGTAATTCCTCAAGCCTCCTCTTGATGAAACCACAGGAGTTGAATTTCCACAGCTGATGTCACTGGTAAGTTACAAGGACCCTAACCCAAAATTTGATGTTAACAGGAACAGACAGTGTTCAGCAATTTACAGGACAGGGTGCTATGTGAATATGAGTCAGGTCAGTGGTGCTGCTGAAGAATTCTTTTATCCTTCAAATAAACagtggtgaaaaaaaaagaagacccTTTCTGGACTTGCTTTTCAGCCATTCTCCTATTTTTTCCCTGGTCTTTTTCCCTACATGATGCCCACCATTTTTCCCCATCGGTTTTGATTCCTCTCCCCTCTCTAAGTGACCTGGCACTGCAACACTAAGCTGTCAAAGAAGAATTAGAGCTTGGGATAAaattgaacacttccagagatggggcatccacagcttctgtgggcaccctgttccagagcctcaccactctcacagcaATGTGCTGAAGTGCTGAGTGCTAACATTTAATGTTGGTGGAAGCAACAAAATGCTACCCCTGCACTCTTTTGGAAGGAGCAGTAGAGTCCCAAAGCACCACCAGTCCCTGCCCAAGAGCCCACAGTCAGAGCAAGACAGTGTCTTGCATAAGAGGAATGGAAAGGATTGCCTGATCATCTTgtcattttgttgtttctttctctttgtgtaCATACTGTCTACCGAATAAGTAAAAATGCTCCAGAtttgggaagagaaaaggagatttatatagaataattaattttattacagGCAAATGAGAAATAAGATCAAATCAGCAAGCAGATCTTTCACCCACCCCTCACAAAAGTTTACACTGAGCTCAAGTGACATATGATACAGTGACTTCTGCCACTATTTCCTTTTGATCCACTTGCAGTGTTTGGCTTCCTGGAGCTTTAAATCTCACACTATGGTTTTGCAATCACTTTCAAGTGAGCATAAATCAGTATTCCTGTCAAAAGAGGAAGTctcccacctctgcctgctcaTTACCTGATTTTGTGTGCACCCTGCTTTTGGTTTAATTGGGGTCATTTCACTGAGCTGCCAGCCTCTGGGGcttgcacagggagcaggaagggGGAATAAGCACAGACTGGCAGGTGAGAGGAAGAATTACTCTGCCTTCCTCTGCTAATACTGGCTTATGCCAGCTTAAGGTGATCATAAAACAAAGTACTAGAACCTTGACCTTGTTTCGACTGACATAGCACAAGTGGAGAAACAGAACCATACAGTTTAGTACCCACATCTACATGTTCCTGTCAACCTGAAAACAGCAGTGGAAGTTTCACTTCTCATGAGACCAAATGTAAGATATCTAGGGAGGAAACCCTCCTTGTTCTCCTACCTTGCTCCACTAGTGCCTTTACTCTCCCAGGAGTTCCAATCCCAATGTGGAACACGCCTTTCTCCAACATATTAATTTGTTCCTTTATCTAGttggaagagagagagacaaaccGCAGTAAATCcataattgttttaaaatttcttcttaaGGAGttggaaataaacccaaatctcACTGTATTTCTTTCTAGAACATAATCAAGTAACAGATGATATTTGTCTTTCAAACTGTCAGACTATTATATCTGGTAGAAAGTTTAAGAAATATAACAAGCCAGCTGGGCATCACACTTCTCTAGAAGTTCAATCTTTTTTAACGTTAAAAATCTGCAATTGCACCAACTATTTTTGGAGGTGAGAACAACAAGATTCCTTCAGCATTTAAGCAAGTTCTCTGGAATACTGAAAAACCTGAATTAACTCTGAAGTCCTTCAAGATGAAGATACTGGGAAAAGgtgaaataaagcaaatgacATTTGTGTGTTTGACAGCATTTATATCAAAGGCCAAGTGTCTTCTCATTACTGCCAACACCCCCATAATGTGCTTTTTAACAGGTATGGATACTGGGGATCCAGGCACTCCATTTTCATAATCCAAATGTGGGTGCTGGTACAGTTTGCTTCCACAGACCTGTGTGTGTGAGCCTTCTGCATCTGAAGGAACACTTGATGGGAATGTGGAACAGGGAGGCTCAGCAGGTGCACAAGCCTCTACactctgcacagggctgcaccAGAGCTACTGGAGATGGTGCTTAGTGGAATTCCTCACACTGCAGCAATGCGTTTCCAAAGGAAGCACTGTCTGACGGGAGGAACTCCATATGAACACTGCATGAAAGGCACTTGCTGCCAAAgggtttaaaaagaaaatgggatCACACTATTTAGCTGTTTATTTGCTCTGTTAAAATTCTTTACCTTTATGTGCTTTGCAAACAACTTGAGGACTCTGCAATCTCCTTTAAAGGCTGTCATTGACctagcaacaaaaaaaaaatgaacattgaAATACAagaagcagggctgggcttAAGACCACACATGAGGAAACAAAAACTAACTGGCATTTCTCAATATGTTTGAGACACACACAGTCCTCCAGTGAACCCTGCTGTACTCTGAACACTGTGTACATTCTTGTTTGCTGCTCACCAAGAGAGATCAACAACTGGACAGACACAATGGAAGGTATCAGTAGGGGGCAATATTGTTTAGATAGCttttcagatatattttatattacagCCGGTGCTTTCACAGCTGGCTTAATTCAAAACTGGTTAATCACCAAATCCTAATTAAAAAATAGTTCAGTTACTGAGATAAAGGTATTAATGAGTATGAGTGTGTGTGCACAAAAGGAAGGATCTGTGTATGGACAAATCTACATTTTACAGTCttcctgtggcacagctgctgggaaaacCTAGGCTGCCACTGCCTTTACTGCAGACAATGTCCAAATTCCAATTAACCTAACTAATCTGTTAGAAACCCTGACTTGTTTTTCTGACACTCCGTTTTTGCACATAGTAACACCTCTAGGTTCTGTATTCATCAAACAGGAGACAACATACTAGTCTTTGTTGAATGTCACTTAAGACAGCTTGCTCTGCATGCTTCTTGCATGTGCACcaaatttttcatttgcaaacCTAAAGGTTTATCTACATCCAAGCCACCTAAGTCTCAGGTGCTAGTTGCTGCATGCATGACTGGCCCTTATCTGCCTTATCTATGCTCATATCTGTGCCATGGAATCAAACTTCCCAACTCTCCATCTCATTTTGTACTGACAGATAAGCACAGGAACTAGGGTCAAGACACAGAAGACAACCATAAAATTTGTGAGGTATACATTAATTCATCAAAGTCATCAAAACTTCTGGTGTGAGAAGGGGGAGGataaagaaggggaaaaaagcagggacaggtgtcttggtttggaattTCAGCCCAAGACACCAGGGCACACTGAAAATCGTCATCTCTGTGCAGCAGTTGTGCCAGCCTGCGCCAGCTGAGAACCCTGACACAGACCTGGAAGCACTCAGGCCAGACACACCTTGGCATCTGAGGCCCTGACACGCCATGTCCTCGCTGCCTTTGGTGCAAAGCCATGGCTTCTAGTGGTGGACCATGGTGCTTCATGGGCTTACTCAGTTCCTAAGTTTAACATGTTCCATGTTTCCCCTAAACTGGTTACACTTTACTTCTGGTTTTTAATGAAAGTAACACTTCCCAGGGAACTGAAGTACTGAGCATTACTTCAGTCCAAAACCCAACACCACGCTCCCAGAGTTTAAAGAAGGAAGGGATTTTGCATCAGTCTGAGCCAGCGAATTTGCTGGCTAGCAGAGGACAGTGTCCCAGCTTTGCCTTTTAGCCTGTGGTTCCAAGACCAAACTCTTGACCGAGTGCCAACCCCAACACGGCGTTTGCTCGCGACATACTTGATGAGCTGCAAGGAGCGCAGGGCAGaactgcacagcaccagcagcaccagcgaCTTCTTCTCCTCGTGCTTCCTCCGGAGCTTCGCCCACTTGGGACAGACTGCAAGGGAAAAGCCCTTGTACCCACACACAGCACCACATGCCACAACTTTGAATTACATGATGAATGGTAGCCAGCAGCAAGAACACACATGCTGACTCCTTTCAGGACTTTGGCAACGCTAGCATTCAGTCACGGCTGAGAAACTGGAAACTGGAACgcccaaaataaataaaatacagaaatatcaTATAACTGAACAAACTAGATAAGCTTTGATAATCAACAGTTTTTAAGGTGATGAGCCCATTGTCTTCATTTGCCACATGTGGCAATTCGTATCAGAGAAAATCAACTGCAGAGAAACATTTACCAGACCTGAAGTGCTGTATAAATATACAAGAGAATAAAAGTTCTCTTGGTTCATGTCAGCAGACAGCTGCAGGACTTTTATTGTAAGATAATACATACACCTACTCATGAAGCCACAATAAATTACTGACAAATAATGCCTAGCAATTAAAAGAAAGCCCAGAACCTTTTtgataccaaaaaaaaagtaacagagTAAAAAAAGAGCCAGAAAAACAAGCCTTGtcataaaaaaatttaaaagctttaaagtGATTAATATTTCATAATAAACAATATTTGCAGCTACATATAAAGATGCAATAATATTGTCGTAACAATATTTTTCATACAACTTTCATCTCACCCAAATCAGCATTTAAACTCACTTTCCTTCAGGTATGAAGAAAAACTGTGGGTAAGATCATTGGCTGGCAAAAAACAGGAATCTGaaaacataaaggaaaaaatatttttcttggtaTGTTTTAACAGCAAAggatatataaaatatatgtttgCAGTATAACCACTAATTATATTGATGAAATCCCAACTTCATAAATCCATCATCAACAAATTAccatttctgaaacaaaaattaatgtAGAAGAAACTTTATATGAATTAAATCAATGAAGGTAACTTCTTTGaattgcaatttctttttttctcccaggcTCAAACCTTGAACACAAGGCTGCTGTACAGGTGTGAtcaaatgtttaaaagaaagttttcaTATGTCTTTGTCTCAATGAATCAAAGCCTCAGCCAAGAGTCTGACACTCCTAGACTGTTCCTCCAGTGCACCTATGATGAGATATGTTTGTACATCCTCCAAATAATTAATACCACATGAATGCAAGAATCTGCCAATCATTTACTTGCCAATAGGTTTGTTCACCTTCTGGCCTTTCATATTGTGGTAATCTACCTAATGCCATCGACCCTAACAGCAACACCTCCACTGCATTTCAGtgcctttctccttttcctgctgacttCCTTTTCTCTGGGCCCCACGTTAACTAGGAAGGCTTTTAAAAGCTCTCTGTGGCAGACACGCCGTTTAACTCCATATAATGGCAAGAAGATCCTAGCAGGGTCTTTGGAAGATCCTTTCTCACGCCTATACAGAAAATCAAAGTTCTTAAAAAGGTGATTAAAGTTCCATGGTCTGAAAACTTGCCACTGTTGTTAAGGGCTCTTTGCCTGATGGAACAATGTGCTTCTGCAGAGCATTAACgattctgtttttaaagacataaatagatatttatttaaagatatTTGTCATCACCTGGCATGAAGCACTGCCCCTCAGGGTGTTCATGGATGTTTGCTGATACATTTTCTAAACTAAGGAGTTCTTCAAAGATGTTATTCATGTTCACATGGCTGGTGCACTGTGCTAATGCTGAGAGCACCAATCCAGGATCTTCATGAGAACAGACAGTGTCACAAACTTAGTTTGTAGCTAATGCCTGGCTGAAGTCCTGTCCTGctaaaaccttttattttgcaCTGATTCCTCTTAAATCCTGAGACTGACATTTACTGGGCCTTGAGCTTCAAAGGAAATGGATATGTCCAACTGAAGGATCAGCAGctgatttatttcaaaaatcaCGTTTAAAAGATGCACTTGATGCTGTTGGGGATGGGCAGGGGCTGATCTTCTGAACACATGGTCTCATTAATGACTGGCAGCTCATGGGGTCCTTTctgaaggacacagcttcagtcACCGACCCCCACCAACAGTCCAGCAACTGCAGTATTTACATCAGTTTTAAATAGAAGTTTCAGTAAGGGGGGGAAGAAATGCACAGCTCCAGACTGCAGCAAGAGACCAGGCTGCCTTCTGACCAACCCTGACCTTCTGCGCTTTGTCAGTGAACAGAACACTCAGCTCCAAAGTAGCTGCTTGTTATTTGCTCGGTGCTTTGACGTGAATGACTTGACAGCTGGACAAGTTCTAAACTCCTTGGCACTCTAAGCCTTCAACTCCCagcaaaaaaattaaggaaaaaatatctccaTCCAACACATATGGAAACGGGTCACTTCAGTAGCCCAAAGGGCTCTTTTAATAAGAAAGAAACCaaagcattttattatttcctaAAAACCTTACATGCCAAAAAATACTTAACACAAGCTTTTCAAAGAAATCTATATGGGACTACTCCAGGTTTTCTTGATCCAGTAACAAAACTGAGACTGCCCCACAGAAGTAAAGAAGGGTCCGCCTAGAATCATGGGGATTAAGGAAGAGCACATTTACCTGGAGAGACAGGCTcatgcattaaaaagaaaaagcactgcTGGATAGAAGGCTTCTGCATTGGGCACAGGTCACTGACAGTTCAAGAAGTCCCAAAGGTGAATGCAGTTTGGTTACCAGGCTGTTGCTCTTCATGAGCCCGAACAACAAATAATGGGCAGTGTCTCTGTCTgcacaggagaggcagagaagcTCAACACTGCCATCATCTCCAAGGCAATCTGCAGCTGACAGAAGCTGAGcctgctctgtcctgctttttgccttttcactGGAGGCAGGGAACAAAGAGGGTACTCATGGCTAAAGCTTGGTCACTTCACACGTGGACCAAAATTACCACCTCAATTCATGCCACTCCCTGAAAAAACACTGCATTCAAAATCTCATACCCATATGAGAATGATGCCTCACTACTTCTTTGTTTCTGTCAGCTCCTTATTATGCATCTGGATTGACTCAGATAATCCCaggaacaaaataaatctcTCATAGCATCTTGAGAGCTACTATTAGGAATCGTAAAATTTCTATCAGAAAAGTGAGCTCCAGAAGTTAATACTTTACAataaaaagagacatttaaacAATGTTTCATTTCACTTACTCCAAGAAACCTCACATTTATTCCAAGGAGATTAACATTTAAACTTAAACAGCAAATTAATATACagtaaaaagggaaataaaaccattaaaaagtaaaactcaAGACCTGCCTCAAATatcttctttcttctgcagaaaaataagCCAATAGTATCATGAAAGAaacattatttatatattaaatataggGTAAGTTACCTGGCAGCTGTAATTCCTCTATTTCAATCACGGAACGGTTTTCACCAAAATGTTGAGCAAGCAGATTTTGTAGATCTTCAGGGGCACCAGGTTTTGGAGCAGATTTTTGCAGAACATCAGAAATCTTCTTCTACAAAATCCAAGTAAAATGGGTTAATATGGTAGTTCCATATACTCTTTGGCTAGCtaacaacactgaaaataaatgtttgtccATATCTTTATATAGTAACATCAGTTTCATTACGTTTTAACTGGAAAAACACCTTACAATGGGACAAGATTTCCTTTGTCTTTAGAGGGAATGCAGACTTCAGGTGCAAGCTGAGATACTTGGACAAGATGGTCTGTGAGCCTGAACATGAACAATCTTGTGCACTCACCTGAAATGCTGCTGTAACAAAAACATAACTGAAAGCTGTTTGTTGAGTTTTGCTATTGCTACACTTTAGTATCAGCTTGAaaattcaggcttttttttgtaattttctttagTTTATTATTCTTAAGGCATAACAACAGGAATCAAGTGATAATATATGATATGGTTATATTTCGATTTAAACAGAGTAACTATCTATATTTGGAAGGGAGGATGGTTAGCTGTGTTCACAGAATACCATGGCAGGGTGATGAAAATAAGttaaaacaccaaaaccacagGTCAAGCAATGAGAATTCACAGCTGCTTTGTTCTCCCACACATTTGtgtaattcttaaaaaaaccacTAATTTTTAGAGACTAAATATAAGTTTGTAATGATTGTGTTTTATACCTTAGGAATGTTACCAAGTAACAGGTCTGAATTCTCATTGAAGTGAAAAAATTGCTGTATTTCTTAATAATTAAAGGAGACGTGGGCAGAATAGCCTAAGGTTCCCATTGACTGATCTACCAGCATTTaagaaagtaaaattttaagtatttaagaGAACAGCAAATTTGCAAGGATGGAGGCAGTCTGGAGAGCATGACAAGAATGTGATGCCTCTCCAGTTCTCACTGAGATGTGTTTAGTTTTTGAAAGGGCAGCTTAAGGTTTCTCAGCTGTGTAAGCTAAACTGAATCATCATCAAGGGGACACATGGCAGTGTAAGTCTGGAAGTGAAAAGGAGCAGAAGGTTGTGGTTAGGATGGAGCAAAAGGATCTGTATTTTTGTGGCAAAGGGGGTTTCACAGAGATGAGGTGGGTCTGGAAGAAGTTTTGGCAGCTTTGGAGGGACAGGGGGTACCTTCAGCTTGGTAGGCTAAGGCTCAGGACAGCAAAGATCAATGGAAATTTTGAAGAGAGGTATGGCAGGAATTTTAATGTCGGGGACAGACCTCCTTCCATCCATTCTTTCCCTCGCTCCATCTCAGCACCCACTCCCTCCTCTCGTCCCTTGCCCAACAGAGTCCAGCTACTCCAATAACAGCAGCATGAGGGCAGAATGCTGAAGAAAGCTTCTGGGAAGAGCCAGCTGGGGGCTGCCAAAACAG
Encoded proteins:
- the LOC134561973 gene encoding protein CMSS1-like isoform X2 is translated as MESPQSPPGAGVVAVGGRPYFRREPASSGAFDPSDDEAIEKASENRTATCQDSDSKPAVKKKRKQPTECFLSQPEEKQESTVKAKRRKKKKISDVLQKSAPKPGAPEDLQNLLAQHFGENRSVIEIEELQLPDSCFLPANDLTHSFSSYLKEICPKWAKLRRKHEEKKSLVLLVLCSSALRSLQLIKSMTAFKGDCRVLKLFAKHIKIKEQINMLEKGVFHIGIGTPGRVKALVEQDALCLNSTKYLILDWNWRDQKLRRMMDIPEIKKETIDLLEKSIIKLCRDGSVKLGLF
- the LOC134561973 gene encoding uncharacterized protein C3orf26 homolog isoform X9 encodes the protein MNLDPSDDEAIEKASENRTATCQDSDSKPAVKKKRKQPTECFLSQPEEKQESTVKAKRRKKKKISDVLQKSAPKPGAPEDLQNLLAQHFGENRSVIEIEELQLPDSCFLPANDLTHSFSSYLKEICPKWAKLRRKHEEKKSLVLLVLCSSALRSLQLIKSMTAFKGDCRVLKLFAKHIKIKEQINMLEKGVFHIGIGTPGRVKALVEQDALCLNSTKYLILDWNWRDQKLRRMMDIPEIKKETIDLLEKSIIKLCRDGSVKLGLF
- the LOC134561973 gene encoding uncharacterized protein C3orf26 homolog isoform X1, whose product is MEESQLYWRHLITCDIRDPSDDEAIEKASENRTATCQDSDSKPAVKKKRKQPTECFLSQPEEKQESTVKAKRRKKKKISDVLQKSAPKPGAPEDLQNLLAQHFGENRSVIEIEELQLPDSCFLPANDLTHSFSSYLKEICPKWAKLRRKHEEKKSLVLLVLCSSALRSLQLIKSMTAFKGDCRVLKLFAKHIKIKEQINMLEKGVFHIGIGTPGRVKALVEQDALCLNSTKYLILDWNWRDQKLRRMMDIPEIKKETIDLLEKSIIKLCRDGSVKLGLF
- the LOC134561973 gene encoding protein CMSS1-like isoform X6, which translates into the protein MGDTLEEPWWDSEPAAGGTPDPSDDEAIEKASENRTATCQDSDSKPAVKKKRKQPTECFLSQPEEKQESTVKAKRRKKKKISDVLQKSAPKPGAPEDLQNLLAQHFGENRSVIEIEELQLPDSCFLPANDLTHSFSSYLKEICPKWAKLRRKHEEKKSLVLLVLCSSALRSLQLIKSMTAFKGDCRVLKLFAKHIKIKEQINMLEKGVFHIGIGTPGRVKALVEQDALCLNSTKYLILDWNWRDQKLRRMMDIPEIKKETIDLLEKSIIKLCRDGSVKLGLF
- the LOC134561973 gene encoding uncharacterized protein C3orf26 homolog isoform X5; this encodes MLLSIFFSAVSVTDGCSSWNACDPSDDEAIEKASENRTATCQDSDSKPAVKKKRKQPTECFLSQPEEKQESTVKAKRRKKKKISDVLQKSAPKPGAPEDLQNLLAQHFGENRSVIEIEELQLPDSCFLPANDLTHSFSSYLKEICPKWAKLRRKHEEKKSLVLLVLCSSALRSLQLIKSMTAFKGDCRVLKLFAKHIKIKEQINMLEKGVFHIGIGTPGRVKALVEQDALCLNSTKYLILDWNWRDQKLRRMMDIPEIKKETIDLLEKSIIKLCRDGSVKLGLF
- the LOC134561973 gene encoding uncharacterized protein C3orf26 homolog isoform X8, whose product is MVRDPSDDEAIEKASENRTATCQDSDSKPAVKKKRKQPTECFLSQPEEKQESTVKAKRRKKKKISDVLQKSAPKPGAPEDLQNLLAQHFGENRSVIEIEELQLPDSCFLPANDLTHSFSSYLKEICPKWAKLRRKHEEKKSLVLLVLCSSALRSLQLIKSMTAFKGDCRVLKLFAKHIKIKEQINMLEKGVFHIGIGTPGRVKALVEQDALCLNSTKYLILDWNWRDQKLRRMMDIPEIKKETIDLLEKSIIKLCRDGSVKLGLF
- the LOC134561973 gene encoding uncharacterized protein C3orf26 homolog isoform X7; its protein translation is MVFFTLHQRWRRACCSAAVNNPSDDEAIEKASENRTATCQDSDSKPAVKKKRKQPTECFLSQPEEKQESTVKAKRRKKKKISDVLQKSAPKPGAPEDLQNLLAQHFGENRSVIEIEELQLPDSCFLPANDLTHSFSSYLKEICPKWAKLRRKHEEKKSLVLLVLCSSALRSLQLIKSMTAFKGDCRVLKLFAKHIKIKEQINMLEKGVFHIGIGTPGRVKALVEQDALCLNSTKYLILDWNWRDQKLRRMMDIPEIKKETIDLLEKSIIKLCRDGSVKLGLF